Proteins encoded within one genomic window of Chlorobaculum sp. MV4-Y:
- a CDS encoding geranylgeranyl diphosphate reductase — MLYDVAIIGGGPSGAAAAEILAKAGHSTILIERNLANVKPCGGAIPLGLIEEFQIPDELVEKKLTRMSVRSPKGETIFMHMPNGYVGMVRRERFDRYLREKAQKAGAELVEALVKKIDRSVDRFTIHLFNKEGQELPPVEASYVIGADGANSKTADELGFPPNDLKVIAMQQRFRYCDELKPYEELVEIWFDGEVSPDFYGWIFPKIDHIAIGTGTEEHRHDIKQLQHRFVEKIGITEKPYLNEAAKIPMKPRRSFTQERAILVGDAAGLVTPANGEGIFFAMRSGKLGALAMIERIRNKTPLSSYEKEFRKLYSPIFFGLQVLQSVYYKSDRLRESFVAICRDKDVQGITFDSYLYKKMVPAPWSVQMKIMAKNVYHLAKGS, encoded by the coding sequence ATGTTATACGATGTCGCAATCATAGGAGGAGGCCCGTCAGGCGCTGCCGCCGCTGAGATTCTGGCCAAGGCTGGCCACTCGACCATCCTCATCGAACGCAATCTTGCCAACGTCAAGCCGTGCGGAGGCGCGATTCCACTCGGCCTGATCGAGGAGTTCCAGATTCCCGACGAGCTGGTCGAGAAGAAGCTCACCCGCATGAGCGTGCGCTCACCCAAGGGCGAGACCATCTTCATGCACATGCCGAATGGCTACGTCGGCATGGTGCGCCGCGAGCGCTTCGATCGCTACCTTCGCGAAAAGGCGCAGAAGGCTGGCGCGGAACTGGTCGAGGCGCTGGTAAAAAAGATCGACCGCTCGGTTGACCGCTTCACGATCCATCTCTTCAACAAGGAGGGCCAGGAGCTGCCGCCGGTTGAGGCTTCTTACGTTATCGGCGCGGACGGCGCAAACTCCAAAACCGCCGACGAGCTTGGCTTTCCGCCGAACGACCTGAAGGTGATCGCCATGCAGCAGCGTTTCCGCTACTGCGACGAGCTGAAGCCCTACGAGGAGCTGGTGGAGATCTGGTTCGACGGCGAGGTCTCCCCCGATTTCTACGGCTGGATCTTCCCGAAAATCGACCACATCGCCATCGGCACCGGCACCGAGGAGCATCGCCACGACATCAAGCAGTTGCAGCACCGCTTCGTCGAGAAAATCGGCATCACCGAAAAGCCTTACCTCAACGAGGCCGCGAAGATTCCGATGAAGCCGCGCCGCTCCTTTACGCAGGAGCGCGCCATTCTCGTCGGCGACGCTGCGGGCCTGGTGACCCCGGCCAACGGCGAGGGCATCTTTTTTGCCATGCGCTCCGGCAAGCTCGGCGCTCTGGCGATGATCGAACGCATCCGCAACAAAACGCCGCTCTCGTCGTACGAAAAGGAGTTCCGCAAGCTTTACTCGCCTATCTTCTTCGGCCTGCAGGTGCTCCAGTCGGTCTACTACAAGAGCGACCGCCTGCGCGAGAGCTTCGTGGCGATCTGCCGCGACAAGGATGTGCAGGGCATCACCTTCGACTCGTACCTCTACAAAAAAATGGTGCCCGCGCCGTGGAGCGTGCAGATGAAGATCATGGCCAAAAACGTCTATCATTTGGCGAAGGGGTCGTAA
- a CDS encoding 2,3,4,5-tetrahydropyridine-2,6-dicarboxylate N-succinyltransferase: protein MEQYQQIKEQIIAFSSLSADQLKADAQVKSVFAEFKVLLNEGKIRAAEPSGDGWMVNQWVKQGILVGMRLGVLLESHVDLGKLGSFSFIDKDTYPLREFTSAEGVRIVPGGSSVRDGAYLAPSVVMMPPSYVNVGGYVDEGSMIDSHALVGSCAQIGKKVHLSAAVQIGGVLEPVGAMPVIVEDEVMVGGNCGIYEGTIVKKRAVIGTGVILNGSTPVYDLVNGTVLRKSTDGPLVIPEGAVVVAGSRQVKGEFAAEHGLSIYTPLIVKYRDERTDSAIALESALR, encoded by the coding sequence ATGGAACAGTATCAGCAGATCAAGGAGCAGATAATTGCATTTTCTTCACTGAGCGCCGATCAGCTCAAGGCCGATGCTCAGGTCAAGTCGGTGTTTGCCGAATTCAAGGTCCTGCTCAATGAGGGCAAAATTCGTGCAGCCGAACCTTCGGGTGACGGATGGATGGTTAACCAGTGGGTCAAGCAGGGCATCCTCGTCGGTATGAGGCTCGGCGTGCTGCTTGAAAGCCATGTCGATCTCGGTAAGCTCGGCAGCTTCTCCTTCATCGACAAGGATACTTACCCGCTTCGAGAGTTCACCTCGGCAGAGGGCGTCCGCATCGTGCCCGGCGGCTCGTCGGTGCGCGATGGCGCGTATCTGGCTCCGTCGGTAGTAATGATGCCGCCATCGTACGTCAACGTCGGCGGTTACGTCGATGAAGGCTCGATGATCGACTCGCACGCGCTGGTCGGTAGCTGCGCCCAGATCGGCAAGAAGGTGCACCTTTCCGCTGCCGTGCAGATTGGCGGCGTGCTCGAACCGGTTGGTGCGATGCCGGTCATCGTCGAGGACGAGGTGATGGTTGGCGGCAACTGCGGCATCTACGAAGGCACCATCGTCAAGAAGCGCGCCGTGATCGGTACTGGCGTCATCCTTAACGGCTCCACGCCGGTCTACGATCTGGTCAACGGAACGGTGCTGCGCAAGAGCACCGACGGGCCGCTCGTCATTCCCGAAGGCGCGGTCGTTGTCGCCGGTTCCCGCCAGGTGAAGGGCGAGTTCGCCGCCGAACACGGCCTGTCGATCTACACGCCGCTGATCGTCAAGTACCGCGACGAGCGCACCGACAGCGCCATAGCTCTCGAAAGCGCGCTCAGATGA
- a CDS encoding Rne/Rng family ribonuclease, producing the protein MKKNVKKQLLMNKTGDEIQVALVEEGRLAELIIERPESMRSIGDIYLGRVHKVVEGLKAAFVDIGQKSDGFLHFSDVGTTSEDYRALVEDDEDDENGGDEDDDENEGDDNAAAPAPQREAARPTGQQKSEQRQQSSGDAAERRQSYTQMIAQKLKTNDSILVQVIKEPIGTKGSRLTSDITIAGRFMVLLPFGGGQIAVSRRVVSRKERGRLKKLVRSMLPEGFGAIIRTVAEDQDESLLKQDLEKLLAKWTQIEEKLQDAQPPQLIFKEDTIISSVLRDSLTTDVTEIVANSKSIYTETLNYIQWAAPDMVKNVSLYEGKLPLFEGYGIAKDVESIFSRKVWLKSGGYIIIEHTEAMVVVDVNSGRYAAKREQEENSLKTNLEAAREVVRQLRLRDIGGIIVVDFIDMIDAKNSKKVYDAMKTELRNDRAKSNILPLSDFGIMQITRERIRPSLMQRMGDQCPACGGTGVVQARFTTINQVERWLRKFALQQKVPFQQLDLHVSPTVLEPMRNSDMKTEMKWFLQHLVFVRIKSDESLRSDDFRFYNRKTGADITAEFN; encoded by the coding sequence ATGAAGAAGAATGTGAAGAAACAGCTCCTGATGAACAAGACCGGAGATGAAATCCAGGTTGCGCTCGTCGAGGAGGGGCGGCTTGCTGAGTTGATTATCGAGCGCCCCGAAAGTATGAGAAGCATCGGCGATATTTATCTGGGCCGGGTGCACAAGGTGGTTGAGGGACTGAAGGCGGCCTTCGTCGATATTGGTCAGAAGTCCGACGGCTTCCTCCACTTTTCGGACGTTGGCACCACCAGCGAAGATTACCGCGCACTCGTCGAGGATGACGAGGATGACGAGAACGGCGGCGACGAGGATGATGATGAAAACGAAGGCGATGATAACGCCGCAGCGCCCGCGCCGCAGCGGGAGGCGGCCCGGCCGACCGGACAGCAGAAGAGCGAGCAGCGGCAACAGTCGTCCGGTGACGCCGCCGAGCGGCGTCAGTCCTACACCCAGATGATCGCCCAGAAGCTCAAGACCAACGACTCGATTCTGGTGCAGGTCATCAAGGAGCCGATCGGTACCAAGGGTTCGCGCCTCACCTCCGATATCACCATTGCTGGACGCTTCATGGTGCTGCTTCCCTTCGGCGGCGGTCAGATTGCCGTTTCGCGCCGCGTGGTGTCGCGCAAGGAGCGGGGTCGCCTCAAAAAGCTCGTCCGCTCGATGCTGCCCGAAGGTTTCGGCGCGATCATCCGCACGGTGGCCGAAGATCAGGATGAATCACTCCTGAAGCAGGATCTCGAAAAGCTTCTCGCCAAGTGGACGCAGATCGAGGAGAAGTTGCAGGATGCCCAGCCTCCGCAGCTCATCTTCAAGGAGGATACCATCATTTCGAGCGTGCTGCGTGATTCGCTCACCACGGATGTGACCGAAATCGTGGCCAACTCGAAATCGATTTATACCGAGACGCTCAACTATATCCAGTGGGCTGCGCCCGACATGGTCAAGAACGTTTCGCTCTACGAGGGCAAGCTGCCGCTTTTCGAGGGTTACGGCATCGCCAAGGATGTGGAGTCGATCTTTTCGCGCAAGGTGTGGCTCAAGTCGGGAGGCTACATCATCATCGAGCACACCGAGGCGATGGTGGTTGTGGACGTCAACAGCGGGCGTTACGCCGCCAAGCGCGAACAGGAGGAGAACTCACTCAAGACCAACCTCGAGGCTGCCCGCGAGGTCGTGCGCCAGCTCAGGCTGCGCGACATTGGTGGCATCATCGTGGTGGACTTCATCGACATGATCGATGCGAAAAACTCCAAAAAGGTCTACGATGCCATGAAAACCGAGCTGCGTAACGACCGCGCCAAGTCAAACATTCTGCCGCTTTCCGACTTTGGTATCATGCAGATCACCCGCGAGCGCATCCGCCCGAGCCTCATGCAGCGCATGGGTGACCAGTGCCCCGCCTGCGGCGGCACCGGCGTGGTGCAGGCGCGCTTTACCACCATTAACCAGGTCGAACGCTGGCTCCGCAAGTTTGCGCTTCAGCAGAAGGTGCCGTTCCAGCAGCTCGACCTGCATGTCAGTCCGACCGTGCTCGAACCGATGCGCAACAGCGATATGAAAACCGAGATGAAGTGGTTCCTGCAACATCTGGTTTTCGTCAGGATCAAGTCCGACGAAAGCCTGCGCAGCGACGATTTCCGCTTCTACAACCGGAAGACGGGTGCTGACATCACCGCCGAGTTTAACTGA
- a CDS encoding DUF3593 domain-containing protein, whose amino-acid sequence MLLSPLNWLIHLSSSLEWGVALVMLYRYGQFIGRKDVRRFALFMLPHWIGSWFVLLYHLSGDAIMRLLELSEVINLVGSIALLYATLKILKGDEKREAKPAKAWMGSLFGGVMLVAGGSTPYSFMMGSSWFDAVLQVSSIVYLTFLVLLLKVRKKDPEVFSGLTVAGFWFVLVFISVTVVCMYIAIHVLGYQSLSHDDLLHGFAESLLSVSNLMIVIGIHKKRKLAEQRLRG is encoded by the coding sequence ATGCTGCTCTCTCCACTGAACTGGCTGATCCATCTCTCCTCGTCGCTTGAATGGGGCGTGGCGCTCGTCATGCTCTACCGCTACGGGCAATTCATCGGGCGGAAAGACGTGCGGCGTTTTGCGCTCTTCATGCTGCCGCACTGGATCGGGAGCTGGTTCGTACTCCTCTACCACCTTTCGGGCGACGCCATCATGCGGCTCCTCGAACTCTCCGAGGTGATCAATCTGGTAGGCAGCATCGCGCTGCTCTACGCGACCCTGAAGATTCTGAAGGGGGACGAGAAGCGGGAAGCAAAACCTGCAAAAGCCTGGATGGGCTCGCTCTTCGGCGGCGTGATGCTGGTGGCTGGAGGTTCGACACCCTACTCGTTCATGATGGGCAGCTCCTGGTTCGACGCCGTTTTGCAGGTGTCGAGCATCGTCTATCTGACCTTTCTGGTGCTGCTGCTGAAGGTGCGAAAAAAAGACCCCGAGGTGTTCTCGGGGCTGACGGTGGCGGGATTCTGGTTCGTGCTGGTCTTCATTTCGGTGACGGTCGTCTGCATGTACATCGCCATACATGTGCTTGGCTACCAGTCGCTTTCGCACGACGACCTCCTGCACGGCTTTGCCGAGAGCCTTTTGAGCGTCAGCAACCTGATGATCGTCATCGGCATCCACAAAAAGCGAAAGCTCGCCGAACAGCGACTCAGGGGTTGA
- a CDS encoding YraN family protein has protein sequence MNAPQWLGAEGEKIAARHLAAKGYRIVARNYRFHRNEIDIIAFDGEVLCFVEVKTRATLGKGHPAESVTTGKQKEIARAAAGYLASLDNPWITCRFDVIAVLALSIDERSIRKYEIEHIKAAFMIGDKG, from the coding sequence ATGAATGCACCTCAATGGCTCGGCGCTGAAGGAGAAAAAATTGCCGCAAGACATCTGGCCGCAAAAGGCTACCGCATTGTCGCCCGCAACTACCGATTTCATCGCAACGAGATCGACATCATCGCCTTCGATGGCGAGGTACTCTGCTTCGTTGAGGTTAAAACCAGGGCAACGCTGGGCAAAGGTCATCCAGCCGAATCGGTAACGACGGGCAAGCAGAAAGAGATCGCGCGCGCCGCCGCCGGCTATCTGGCGAGCCTCGACAACCCCTGGATCACCTGCCGTTTCGACGTCATCGCCGTGCTCGCGCTCAGCATCGACGAGCGCTCTATCCGGAAGTACGAGATCGAACACATCAAGGCCGCCTTCATGATTGGTGACAAGGGCTGA
- a CDS encoding ribonuclease HII codes for MLSTDFESPLWKSLSQVCGIDEAGRGPLAGPVVAAAVVFPRHYQPSGILAKLDDSKKLTPELRKALAPAIREAAESWAVAAVDAETIDRINILQATMLAMNLAVDSLDSTPEFLMVDGNRFRPVLPIPYQTVVKGDSKVFSIAAASVLAKTHRDELMAACASEFPEYGFEVHFGYPTARHVEAIARHGRCAIHRKSFKLRKLGEK; via the coding sequence ATGCTTTCAACCGACTTTGAATCCCCGCTCTGGAAAAGCCTGTCGCAGGTCTGCGGCATCGACGAGGCGGGACGCGGGCCACTGGCCGGGCCGGTGGTTGCGGCGGCGGTGGTGTTTCCGCGCCATTACCAGCCATCGGGCATTCTCGCAAAGCTCGATGACTCGAAAAAACTGACCCCCGAGCTGCGCAAGGCACTCGCACCAGCCATTCGGGAGGCCGCAGAAAGTTGGGCGGTAGCTGCAGTGGATGCGGAGACCATCGACCGGATCAACATCTTGCAGGCCACGATGCTCGCAATGAATCTCGCGGTCGACTCACTCGACTCAACGCCGGAGTTCCTGATGGTGGACGGTAACCGCTTCAGACCCGTGCTGCCGATTCCGTACCAGACCGTCGTCAAGGGCGACTCGAAGGTCTTCTCTATCGCTGCCGCCTCTGTGCTGGCCAAGACCCACCGTGATGAGCTGATGGCCGCCTGCGCTTCAGAGTTCCCGGAGTACGGCTTCGAGGTTCATTTCGGCTACCCGACCGCCCGGCACGTGGAGGCGATTGCCCGGCATGGCCGCTGCGCCATTCACCGCAAAAGCTTCAAGCTTCGCAAACTGGGAGAAAAGTAA
- a CDS encoding S41 family peptidase: protein MSWFTTQRYSGLCRDFGRRWRRVATISSAITLICAQPLFAVPAAKPNEDFFSITRSIDLLGDVYKNVSQNYVDPIDVSEFMYSGIDGMLGQLDPYTALLDEEQSGELDEITSGQYAGIGVTLGIFSGDLFIISVIDGQPAAKAGLKVGDQIIAIDGAKVSKKPIDEVRSTIKGSPGTNIRLSIKRDGQGPLTVISLVRGEVRVSSVPFFGLFGSSGYVQMNSFSEHSREELSAAIRAIRQEAAKNRVTLNGIVLDLRGNPGGLLTSAVDVAGLFVEKNSRIVSTRGRAADSEQVYVTKTDPQESKLPLVVMIDGDSASASEIVSGAIQELDRGVILGENSFGKGLVQSIINLPYDHILKLTTAKYYTPSGRLIQKPTPREKSARKVLLSNGDADSTKVYYTSNKRKVYGGGGIRPDVTVKADSLSEYQSSLEKSGLFFRYASRFHRKHPEFPLQRLSAEPVYEEFSRFLEKEDFAFRSDAQKKLDSMKQLVQKEGGADKALAGQLDALDKALAALTRRNISRDSLRITAALRREIMRHYDERAALRKSVEDDSVAAKAFALLADPERYQKLLKP, encoded by the coding sequence ATGAGCTGGTTCACAACTCAGCGCTACTCCGGTCTTTGCCGTGATTTTGGCCGCAGGTGGCGGCGCGTTGCGACGATCTCCTCTGCCATCACGCTGATCTGCGCGCAGCCACTGTTTGCCGTTCCGGCTGCCAAGCCGAACGAAGATTTCTTTTCCATCACCAGAAGCATTGATCTTCTCGGGGATGTGTACAAGAATGTGTCGCAAAACTATGTTGATCCTATCGATGTGAGTGAGTTCATGTATTCGGGGATCGACGGGATGCTTGGCCAGCTTGATCCGTACACGGCACTTCTCGATGAGGAGCAGTCCGGCGAGCTCGACGAGATCACCAGCGGTCAGTATGCCGGCATCGGCGTTACCCTCGGCATTTTTTCCGGCGATCTTTTCATTATCTCGGTTATCGACGGCCAGCCCGCTGCGAAAGCGGGGTTAAAGGTCGGCGACCAGATCATCGCCATCGATGGTGCCAAGGTGAGCAAGAAGCCTATCGATGAAGTCAGGAGCACGATTAAAGGCTCTCCCGGAACGAACATCAGGCTTTCGATCAAAAGAGACGGCCAGGGGCCGTTGACGGTCATTTCCCTTGTGAGAGGCGAGGTCAGGGTCAGTTCCGTGCCTTTTTTCGGCCTGTTCGGTTCGTCGGGTTATGTGCAGATGAACAGTTTCAGTGAACATTCAAGGGAAGAACTGAGCGCGGCGATCCGGGCGATCCGGCAAGAGGCCGCGAAAAACCGGGTCACGCTGAACGGCATCGTTCTGGATCTTCGAGGCAATCCAGGTGGGTTGCTCACCTCGGCGGTCGACGTGGCGGGTCTCTTTGTCGAAAAAAACAGCCGGATCGTTTCCACCAGAGGCCGGGCCGCCGACAGCGAGCAGGTCTATGTCACCAAAACCGATCCCCAGGAGTCAAAGCTTCCTCTGGTGGTGATGATCGACGGCGACAGCGCCTCGGCTTCGGAAATCGTGTCGGGCGCCATTCAGGAGCTTGATCGCGGCGTTATTCTCGGTGAAAACTCTTTTGGCAAGGGGCTGGTACAGTCGATCATCAACCTGCCTTATGACCACATTCTCAAACTGACGACGGCCAAATATTATACGCCTTCGGGCCGTCTCATCCAGAAGCCGACACCCCGTGAGAAGTCGGCCCGCAAAGTGCTGCTCTCCAACGGCGATGCCGACTCCACGAAAGTCTACTACACCAGCAATAAGCGCAAGGTTTACGGCGGCGGCGGTATCCGTCCGGATGTGACTGTCAAGGCCGACTCTCTCTCTGAATATCAGAGCTCGCTGGAAAAATCGGGGCTGTTTTTCAGATATGCATCTCGTTTTCACCGAAAACATCCGGAATTTCCGTTGCAGCGCTTGTCCGCCGAACCGGTGTACGAGGAGTTTAGCCGCTTTCTTGAAAAAGAGGATTTTGCCTTCCGGTCGGATGCGCAAAAAAAGCTCGACAGTATGAAACAGCTTGTTCAGAAGGAGGGTGGGGCGGACAAGGCACTTGCCGGCCAGCTTGACGCTCTCGACAAGGCGCTCGCAGCATTGACCCGGCGGAACATCTCGCGGGATTCACTTCGTATCACCGCTGCACTTCGGCGGGAAATCATGCGTCATTACGACGAGCGGGCGGCGCTGCGCAAGTCGGTTGAGGATGATTCTGTCGCCGCAAAAGCGTTTGCGCTGCTCGCCGATCCGGAACGCTACCAGAAGCTGCTCAAGCCGTAG
- a CDS encoding glycine--tRNA ligase: MSNSDQSRVQMQSLSPDKVMSKLVSLAKRRGFIFPSSEIYGGLSSCFDYGPLGSEMKKNIKDLWWNAMTRRHQNIVGIDASIMMNPTVWEASGHVASFNDPLIDDKTTKRRYRADHLIENHIEKLHREGKEAEAAAIKVAYEAAEGTEDPNRTLYNIIIESGIKAPDTGSADWTEVRQFNLMFQCNMGAIAGSGGVVYLRPETAQGIFVNFHNVREAARMKVPFGIAQIGKAFRNEIVKGNFIFRMVEFEQMEMQYFVKPGTQLKAFEAWREERFRWYSETLGMTKEKLHWYKHDKLAHYADLAYDIKFEFPFGTEEIEGIHSRTDFDLTQHQQYSGKSMEYIDQTTNERYIPYVVETSSGCDRTFLALLSDAYQEDVVDGEPRVMLKLAPKVAPVKAAVLPLMKKGEMGEKAAQLCRDLSEHFMVQYDDAASIGKRYRRQDEIGTPFCFTVDHDTLENGTITVRYRDTAAQERLDMSKAAEFLATKLI; this comes from the coding sequence ATGAGCAATTCCGATCAGTCGCGGGTGCAGATGCAGAGTCTGTCGCCCGATAAAGTGATGAGCAAGCTGGTTTCGCTGGCCAAGCGGCGCGGCTTCATTTTTCCGTCGTCGGAGATTTACGGCGGCCTGTCGTCGTGCTTCGATTACGGCCCGCTCGGTAGCGAGATGAAAAAGAATATCAAGGATTTGTGGTGGAACGCGATGACGCGCCGCCATCAGAATATCGTGGGGATCGACGCGTCGATCATGATGAATCCGACCGTTTGGGAGGCTTCGGGCCATGTGGCGAGCTTCAACGATCCGCTGATCGACGACAAGACCACCAAGCGCCGCTACCGCGCCGATCACCTGATCGAGAACCATATCGAGAAGCTTCACCGCGAGGGCAAAGAGGCCGAGGCGGCTGCCATCAAGGTGGCATACGAGGCCGCGGAGGGCACCGAAGATCCGAACCGAACACTGTACAATATCATTATCGAATCGGGCATCAAGGCTCCCGATACCGGCTCGGCGGACTGGACGGAGGTGCGCCAGTTCAACCTGATGTTCCAGTGCAACATGGGCGCGATCGCCGGTTCTGGCGGCGTGGTCTATCTGCGCCCTGAGACGGCGCAGGGCATTTTCGTGAACTTCCACAACGTCCGCGAGGCGGCGCGCATGAAGGTGCCGTTCGGCATCGCGCAGATCGGTAAGGCGTTCCGCAATGAAATCGTCAAGGGCAACTTCATCTTCCGCATGGTGGAGTTCGAGCAGATGGAGATGCAGTATTTCGTCAAGCCCGGCACGCAGCTCAAAGCGTTCGAGGCGTGGCGCGAGGAGCGCTTCCGCTGGTACTCCGAAACGCTCGGCATGACGAAGGAAAAGCTGCACTGGTACAAGCACGACAAGCTGGCCCACTACGCCGACCTGGCCTACGACATCAAGTTCGAGTTTCCGTTCGGCACTGAGGAGATCGAGGGCATCCACTCGCGCACCGATTTCGACCTGACCCAGCATCAGCAGTACTCCGGCAAGAGCATGGAGTATATCGACCAGACCACCAACGAGCGCTACATCCCTTACGTCGTCGAGACCTCGTCGGGCTGCGACCGCACCTTCCTGGCGCTCCTGTCGGACGCCTATCAGGAGGACGTGGTCGATGGCGAGCCGCGTGTGATGCTCAAGCTCGCGCCGAAGGTTGCGCCGGTGAAGGCCGCCGTGCTGCCGCTGATGAAGAAAGGCGAGATGGGTGAAAAAGCCGCCCAGCTCTGCCGCGATCTGTCGGAGCACTTCATGGTGCAGTACGACGACGCCGCGTCGATCGGCAAGCGCTACCGCCGTCAGGACGAGATCGGTACGCCGTTCTGCTTCACGGTCGATCACGACACGCTGGAGAACGGAACCATCACCGTGCGCTACCGCGACACGGCCGCGCAGGAGCGGCTTGACATGTCGAAAGCCGCTGAGTTCCTGGCGACCAAACTGATTTAA